The Drosophila innubila isolate TH190305 chromosome 3R unlocalized genomic scaffold, UK_Dinn_1.0 2_E_3R, whole genome shotgun sequence genome has a segment encoding these proteins:
- the LOC117789524 gene encoding uncharacterized protein LOC117789524 — translation MSLAMIMMLMLMAVDCATCSMLAVDGVPRIRACTSAQNSKNDRSERPPVAISRPLRADQNATQAKIEVLVEAASEQTATIKGMTKQQGQGQTVARKFPIQSVKDLNQMSMEINDTNRELYIDAIKIHIMHGGIMKNLKNVLSNTVVLAYNVDGVQGKAALKNESSFYGVLLDAINLVEGTGSAEDNLRKALQLQKKRYFKNSSCNKNKIEHENNNNV, via the exons ATGTCGTTGGCAATGAtaatgatgctgatgctgatggcAGTTGACTGTGCCACATGTAGCATGTTGGCAGTGGATGGCGTGCCACGAATTCGAGCTTGCACCTCGGCTCAGAACTCTAAAAATGACAGGAGCGAGCGTCCTCCCGTGGCAATTAGCCGTCCTTTACGAG ctgATCAAAATGCGACGCAGGCTAAAATCGAGGTCCTTGTGGAAGCTGCCTCGGAGCAAACCGCCACTATCAAAGGAATGACAAAGCAGCAAGGACAAGGACAAACAGTGGCCAGAAAATTTCCGATTCAGAGTGTAAAGGATCTAAATCAGATGAGCATGGAAATTAACGACACAAACCGAGAGCTTTAT atTGATGCAATTAAGATCCACATTATGCATGGTGGAATTATGAAAAAcctaaaaaatgtgttgtcAAATACTGTTGTCTTGGCCTATAATGTTGATGGCGTCCAAGGCAAAGCTGCCTTGAAAAACGAAAGCAGTTTTTATGGAGTTTTGCTTG ATGCAATCAATTTGGTAGAAGGGACTGGATCAGCTGAGGACAATCTACGAAAGGCCttgcagctgcaaaaaaaacGCTATTTTAAGAACTCCagttgcaacaaaaacaaaattgaacatgaaaacaacaacaacgtataa